A single Pseudomonas putida DNA region contains:
- a CDS encoding NAD-dependent epimerase has product MPVLITGAAGFIGFHLARRLCEAGVEVVGIDNLNAYYSVELKLARLQQLLAYPNFRFQTVDIANAADLQQLFAGQPFSEVIHLAAQAGVRYSLDNPSVYGHSNLTGFLNLLEACRQHPPRHLVYASSSSVYGANSKQPFSIDDPVEQPISLYAASKRANELMAHSYAHLYQLPVTGLRFFTVYGPWGRPDMALFKFTRAMLAGQPIEIYNHGQMARDFTYVDDIVESVLRLRLKPPQPRAGQAPCQLFNIGRGQPVRLLEFVECLENTLGIKARREYLPLQAGDVLETWADVDSLTRWIDFSPSTPLEHGVAAFVGWYRDFYRV; this is encoded by the coding sequence ATGCCCGTACTGATCACCGGCGCAGCCGGATTCATCGGTTTTCACCTGGCGCGCCGTTTGTGCGAAGCAGGCGTCGAGGTGGTCGGCATCGACAACCTCAATGCCTACTACAGCGTCGAACTCAAACTGGCACGCCTGCAACAGTTGCTCGCCTACCCTAACTTCCGCTTCCAGACGGTCGACATCGCCAATGCGGCCGACCTGCAGCAGCTGTTCGCCGGGCAGCCGTTCAGCGAAGTGATCCACCTGGCGGCGCAGGCCGGTGTGCGCTACTCGCTGGACAACCCCAGTGTCTACGGGCACTCCAACCTGACCGGTTTTCTCAACCTGCTCGAAGCCTGCCGCCAGCACCCGCCGCGTCACCTGGTCTATGCCTCCAGCAGCTCGGTGTACGGCGCCAACAGCAAGCAGCCATTCAGCATCGACGACCCGGTCGAGCAGCCGATTTCGCTGTATGCCGCAAGCAAGCGCGCCAACGAGCTGATGGCGCACAGCTACGCGCACCTGTACCAGTTGCCAGTCACCGGCCTGCGCTTCTTCACCGTCTACGGCCCGTGGGGCCGCCCCGACATGGCGCTGTTCAAGTTCACCCGGGCGATGCTCGCGGGCCAGCCGATCGAGATCTACAACCATGGCCAGATGGCACGTGACTTCACCTATGTCGACGACATCGTCGAAAGCGTCCTGCGCCTGCGCCTGAAGCCCCCGCAGCCCCGCGCCGGGCAAGCACCCTGCCAGCTGTTCAACATCGGCCGCGGCCAGCCCGTGCGGCTGCTGGAGTTCGTCGAGTGCCTGGAGAACACGCTGGGCATCAAGGCCCGGCGCGAGTACCTGCCCTTGCAGGCAGGTGACGTGCTGGAAACCTGGGCGGATGTCGACTCACTGACGCGCTGGATCGATTTTTCGCCGAGCACCCCGCTGGAGCACGGCGTTGCCGCATTCGTCGGCTGGTACCGGGACTTCTACCGGGTTTGA